From the Variovorax paradoxus genome, the window CGTTGAAGCTGAAGCGCCCCGGGCCGTAGCCGCGCTCGCGCGCGGTGTTGGTCTCGGCCATCAGTTCGCGGATGGGCGTGAACAGGCCCGTGTAGGTGGCCGGATTGCTGCGCGGCGTGCGGCCGATGGGACTCTGGTCGACGTTGATGACCTTGTCGAAGTACTCGATGCCTTCGACGGCCTCGTGCGCGGCCGGTTCGTCGTGCGCGCGGTACAGCGTGCGCGCCACGGCGGCGTAGAGCGTGTCGTTCACCAGCGTCGACTTGCCCGAGCCCGACACGCCGGTCACGCAGGTCAGCAGGCCGACAGGGAAGGCCACGCTCACGTTCTTCAGGTTGTTGCCGGTGGCGCCGACCACGCGGATCTCCTGCAGGTCGGTCTGCGTGGCCAGGTGGGCGGCTTCGCGCGCGGCGCGGCGTTCGGCGGCCGGGCTCGGCGGGAAGCGCGAGGCCTTCCTGCCTTCGTTGAACGCGGGCTTGCTCACCACCGGCAGCCATGCCGTGCGCCGCCTGGGCACTTCGATCTTGCGCGTGCCCGAGAGGTACTGGCCCGTGAGCGAGTCGGGGTTGGCCGACACCTCGGCGTACGTGCCCTGCGCCATCACGCGCCCGCCGTGCACGCCGGCACCAGGGCCCATGTCGATCACGTGGTCGGCGGCGTGGATCATGTCCTCGTCGTGCTCGACCACGATCACGCTGTTGCCGATGTCGCGCAGGTGCTTCAGCGTGCCGATGAGGCGGTCGTTGTCGCGCTGGTGCAGGCCGATGCTGGGCTCGTCGAGCACATACATCACGCCGGTGAGGCCCGAGCCGATCTGCGAGGCCAGGCGGATGCGCTGCGCCTCGCCGCCCGAAAGCGTCTCGGCGCTGCGGTCGAGGCTCAGGTAGTTCAGGCCCACGTCGTTGAGGAACTTCAGGCGCAGGCCGATCTCGCGCACCACCTTGTCGGCGATCTCGGCCTTGGCGCCGCGCAACTGGAGCTTCTGGAACCACGCCAGCGAGTCGCGCAGCGTGAGGCGGCTCAGTTCGAAGATGGCCATGCGAGGCGGTTCGGCGCCTGCAGACCGGGGCTCGCCGCCGTCGGCCGCCTTGATCGACTCGTCCACCAGGAACACGTTGCGCGCCTCGGGCCGCAGCCGCGAGCCGCCGCAGTCGGGACACGGCTGCAGGTTGCGAAAGCGTGCGAGGTCCTCGCGCACCATGACCGAATCGGTCTCGCGGTAGCGCCGCGCCATGTTCGGGATGATTCCTTCGAAGGGATGCTTCTTCGTGAGCTTCTTGCCCGCGAAGTTGCCCGACTCCATGACGTAGTTGAACTTGATCTCTTCCGCGGCCGAGCCGTTCAGCAGCACCTGCTGCACCGAGGCGGGCAGCGATTCGAAGGGCGCGTCGACGTCGAACTTGTAGTGCTTGGCGACGCTCTCGATCATGCTGAAGTAGTAGCCGTTGCGGCGGTCCCAGCCCTTGATGGCGCCGCTGGCCAGCGACAGCGACGGAAACGCCACCACGCGCGCCGGGTCGAACACCTCGCGGTGGCCGAGGCCGTCGCAGCTGGGGCAGGCGCCCACTGGCGAGTTGAACGAGAACAGGCGCGGCTCGAGTTCCGACAGCGAGTAGTGGCAGATCGGACAGGAGAACTTGGCGTTGAACAGGTGCTCCTTGTCGGGCGCACCTTCGGTTCCCAGTTCCAGTGCAATGGCCCGGCCTTCCGCCAGGCGCAGCGCCGCCTCGAAGCTCTCGGCCAGCCGCTGCTGCATGTCGGCGCGCGCACGCAGGCGGTCGATGACCACGTCGATGTCGTGCTTCTCGGTCTTCTTGAGCTTGGGCAGGTCGTTGTATTCGTAGGTCTGCCCGTCGACGCGGAAGCGCACGTAGCCCGCGGCCTGCATCTCGGCGAAGAGCTCGAGGAACTCGCCCTTTTTCTCGCGCGCGACAGGCGCCAGGATCATGAGGCGTGGTTGATACGGTTCGCCCCCACGCTCGGCACTGTCGTGTCCTCGCTGCCCCCCGAGGGGGCTCTCGCCGCTTGGGGCGGCCCGGCGCGGCTCGGGCAGCGCCAGCACCGCGTCGACCATCTGCGAGACGGTTTGCGCCTGCAGCGGCAGGTGGTGCTCGGGGCAGTAGGGCGTTCCGGCGCGCGCGAACAGCAGGCGCAGGTAGTCGTGGATCTCGGTCACCGTGCCCACGGTGGAACGGGGGTTGTGGCTGGTGGCCTTCTGCTCGATGCTGATGGCGGGCGACAGGCCCTCGATCACGTCGACGTCGGGCTTGTCCATGAGCTGCAGGAACTGCCGCGCATAGGCCGAGAGGCTTTCCACGTAGCGCCGCTGGCCTTCGGCGTAGAGCGTGTCGAAGGCCAGGCTCGACTTCCCCGAGCCCGACAGGCCGGTGATGACCACCAGCTTGTTGCGCGGAATGTCGAGGTCGACGTTCTTCAGGTTGTGGGTGCGCGCACCGCGGATGCTGATGCGCTGCTGCGCCAGCACCGCGCCGAGATAGGCGTCGCGTTCGCGGTCGGCCTGTTCTTCCCGGTCTGCTGCTGCGGCTTTGTCAGTGGCTTTTGAATTCAAGGGGCGATCGTCCGAGGGCAACCGGACATGATAGACCGCCATCGATTTCATGGCGAGGGGGAGGGCTCCGGCGGTTTCGGCGCGCGGGCTTCGCATGGGCTGCATGCACCGCCGCGGTGCTCTGGTCCGCCGATCGCGTGGCGCATCGCAGGACGCCGGCCCAAGGGCCGTTGCCTGCCGACCGGCGGCGATGGGTCAAGGCGCCGGACGGCACGCCATGGGGCACAATCCGAGGCTCCTCTCAACCTCCTCCTCCATCTACTTATCAGGGGCAGTGCATATGGCATCGGTCAATAAAGTCATCGTCGTCGGCAACCTGGGGCGCGACCCCGAAATGCGGACCTTCCCGAGCGGCGATCAGGTCGCGAACGTCACAGTGGCCACCACCGATCGCTGGAAAGACAAGCAAAGCGGCGAAATGCGCGAAGCCACCGAGTGGCACCGCATCGTCTTCAACGGCCGCCTGGCCGAAATCGCCGGCCAGTACCTGCGCAAGGGCTCGCAGGTCTACGTCGAAGGCAGCCTGCGCACGCGCAAGTGGACCGACAAGGACGGCATCGAGAAGTACACCACCGAGATCCGCGCCGACCAGATGCAGATGCTCGGCAGCCGCCAGGGCCAGGGCGGCCCGTCGGGTCCGAGCGATGACGACGGCGGCTACGGCGGTGCCGGCCAAGTCGTCGTCGGGCTTCGACGACATGGACGACGACATCCCCTTCTGATCGACGGTTCCACCGTCCCGCACGCAAGGCCGGCCTCGAAAGAGGCCGGCTTTTTTCATGGGACGGGGCGTTCAGCCGTCGCTGACGTGCCCCTGGTACTGGGGCAGGTCGTCCGCGATCGTGAACCATGGCGCCTTCGAGCCCACGAAGATGTGCGCGCCCGGCCGGATCGCCGGCGGGTCGGTCAGCGTGCCCAGCGTGACGTGCACGAACTGCCCGTCGCGCACCACGGACCAGAGCAGCGAGCCGCAATGTTCGCAGTGGATGTCGCCTGCGTCCGGCTGGCCGTACACCTTCACCCGGTCCTCGCCCTGCGTGATCGAGAGCCTGCCGCGTTCGATGCCGGCGAAAGGCTTGAAGGCCGAGCCCGTCGCGCGCCGGCAGTCCGTGCAGTGGCAGTTCAGCGCGTAGGCGAAGGCGTCGGCCACTTCGTAGCGGACGGCGCCGCACAGGCACCTGCCGGAAAGCATGCGCGGCACGCGCCCGGCGTCAGCCTGCGAGGCCGACGAACACGTTCTGCACGTCGTCGTTCGCGTCGATGGCGGCCAGGAAGGTCTCGACCTCTTCCAGGTCCGCCGCGCTCAGGCTGGCCGGGTCGACCGGGTTCTTGGGCTTGTAGCCCAGCTTGGCCGACAGCACGGTGAAGCCCTGCGCCGGCAGCGCGCGGCTCACCAGGTCGAGGTCGGTGGCGTCGGTGAGGAAGACCACGGGATGGTCTTCGGTGGCCGGCTCGAAGTCCTGGGCGCCGGCTTCGATGGCGGCCATTTCGGCGTCGGCATCGGGTTTGGCGGGTTCGGCCTCGATCATGCCGACGTGGTCGAAGTCCCACGACACCGAGCCCGAGGTGCCCAGCTGGCCCTTGCGGAACAGCACGCGCATTTCGGGCGCGGTGCGGTTCACGTTGTCGGTCAGGCACTCGACCATCACCGGCACGCGGTGCGGCGCGAAGCCTTCGTAGATCACGTGCTCGAAATGCACCGATTCACCGGTGAGGCCGGCGCCTTTCTTGATGGCGCGGTCGAGCGTGTCCTTGGGCATCGAGACCTTGCGGGCCTGCTCCACCACGAGGCGAAGGCGCGAGTTGCCAGCCGGATCGGCGCCGTTGCGCGCGGCCATCATGATTTCCTTGGCGAGCTTGCCGAACAGCCGGCCCTTGGCATTGGCCGCCAGATCCTTGTGTTTCGCTTTCCATTGGGCGCCCATGACGTGTTTCCTTGAATGTGTGTTGCGGCCGGGTCTGGCGCTTGCCTGACTCTTGGCAGACTCTTGGCGGAAGGGCTGGATGACCGATTGGGGCGACTACTGTAGCCGCAGCGCAGGCGCCTGGGAACCGGCCGGCATGGCGGCGGCGTGCCGGCCCTGGGCCGACGCCCCGGAGGGCGGACTCAGGCGGCCTGCAGCGCGTCGTCGAGCACCGCTTCCAGGCTGGCCAGCGCCATGCGCCGCCCCTCGAACTCACCCGTGCCCAGCGCGCAGTCGATGCATGCGACCACGCTGCCGCGCGGCTGGCCGCCCGGGTACTTCCGCAGCGCCAGCCGGACGCGCGACGCGCTCTCCCAGGTGGAACTGTCGGCCGACCAGTGCGTGTCGGCAAAGCGGAAGACCACGCGCCCGGTGTCCTGCGCCACCACCTCGGGCGGGTACACCCACAGCGTGTTGCGCGCTTCCCAGGGCGTGGTGCGGACGGTGTAGCGCCCGTCGGGCGAGGTCGACATGATTTCGCTGTCCATCGCGATGCTCCTTTCGTGCCCGATCCTATGGGGTGCCGGGTGCCGGGTGCCGGGTGCCGGGTGCCGGGTGCCGGGTGCCGGGTGCCGGGTGCGAACCGCAGTTTTCTCCAAGTCCGGCCGGCCCGTCCCGTCTACGCTGTGTTCGTTCCCACTTCCCCCGAAAGAAACGACCATGCGATCCGACGACGCCTCACGCCAAGCCGACATCTTCCACCGCCTGCATGCAGGCCCCGGGCCGCTGGTGCTGGTCAATGCATGGGACGCGGTGAGCGCCCGCGTCGTCGAGCGCGCCGGGGCGACGGCCATCGGCACCACCAGCGCGGCCATGGCCTGGACGCTCGGCTACGCGGACGGCGAGCGCATGCCGGCCGAGGAGCTGGTCGCAGGCTGCGCCCGCATCTGCCGCGTGGCACGGGTGCCGGTGAGCGTGGACATCGAGCGCGGCTTCGGCGACAGCGCGCAGGCCGTGGCGGGCGTGGCGGCGCGGCTCGTCGGCATGGGCGTGGCCGGCATCAACATCGAGGACGGCACGGTGCCCGGCACGTCGGACCTGGCGCCGCCGGAGGTGCTGTGCGCGCGCATCGCCGCCATCCGGAGGCTGGACGACCGCTTCTTCATCAACGCGCGCACCGACGCCTACTTCGTGCCCTGGGACGACCCGGCGGCGCGCTTCGAGGAGGCGCTGCGCCGCGCGCGGCTGTACGCGGAGGCGGGCGCGGACGGCATCTTCGTGCCCGGCATGACCCACCCCGAGGAGATCGCCCGCCTGTCGGACGCGGTGAAGCTGCCGCTGAACGTGTACGCGGGCTACGCCGGGGCGCCGCCGGCCGAGGCGCTCGCACGCGCGGGCGCGCGGCGCATCAGCCTGGGCTGCGGGCCGCTGCAATCGGCGCTGGGGCTGGTCGGACGCATCGCCGCGGAGGCCTTCGCGCAGGGCAGGTTCGGAGCAATGGGCGAGGGGATGCTGTCGGTCGGCGAACTCAACGGGCTCTTCGCCACCGCGCCCTGAGCCCTGCAGCTGCGCCCGCGCGTTCGGGTACAGTGGCGGCCCCTTGCCGCCGCCGACCCCGCCACAGCCCGGCGCTTCCAGCGCCCCCCGCAGCATCCGCCTCGAGGCGGTGACGCTGGTGCGCGGCAACCGGCGGGTGTTCGAAGGCCTCACGATCGCGCTGGACGAATCGCGCATCGGGCTGGTCGGCGACAACGGCGCGGGCAAGAGCAGCCTGTTCCGGCTGATCAGCGGGCTCGACCAGCCGGCGCAGGGGCGCGTCACGGTGCACGGCTGCGACACGCAGGCCGACCGCAAGCAGCTTTCCCGGCATGTGGGGCTGATGTTCCAGAACCCGGACGACCAGATCATCTTTCCGACCGTGGCCGAGGAACTCGCCTTCAGCCTCACGGCACGTGGCGAGGCGCGGCAGACGGCGCGGCAGCAGGCGCGCGAATTCCTCGCGCAGCGCGGGCTGCAGGACTGGGCCGGGCGCGCCGTGGGCGAGCTGAGCCAGGGCCAGCGCCAGCAGGTGTGCCTGCTGGCGCTGCAGATCAGCCGGCCCGCGACCCTGCTGCTCGACGAGCCTTTCGCCAGCCTCGACCTGCTGAGCCAGGCGCGGCTGGCCGCGCAGCTCGACGCGACCGACCAGCAGATCGTCGTGTCCACCCATCTGCTGGAGCACGTGCACGACTTCGAGCGCGTGCTGTGGCTCGATCAGGGTCGGGTGCGCGCGGACGGTCCGGGCCGCGAGGTGTGCGAGGCCTATTCGGAGAACGTGCGCGAGCGCGCGGCGGCCGAGCGGGGGCGCGGTGCGTAGCCTCTACTCGGAGCAGCCCACCTGGATGCACGCGATGGCGGCATGGCTGAAGCTGGCGGTGCTGTCGGCGTGCGGCACGCTGCTGGTGCTGGTCGACCGCCCTGCGGTCCTGGCGGCGGCCTGCGCGGCGGCGCTGCTGCTGTTCGCGTCGCTCGGGCCGCCCGCATGGCGCCGCGTTCGCATGCTGCTCGGCGTGGCCATCGCGGGCGGGCTGATCGTCGGCTTCCACTGGGCCATGGGCACGACCGTGCTGGGCGCGGCCAGCGCATTGCGCCTCGGCAGCGCCGCCACGCTCGCGCTGATGCTCACGCTGACCACGCGCTTCGAGGACCTGCTGGCGGTGCTCGAGGCGGTGCTGCACCCGCTGCAGCGCTTCGGCGTTCCGACGGAGCGCATCGCGCTCGGCCTTGGCCTGATGCTGCGCTTCGCCGAGAATTTCTATGTGCAGTGGCAACGGCTGGACGATGCCTACCGGGCGCGCACGGGCCACGGCGGCGGCCTGCGGCTTCTTGCACCGCTCACCATCCGCACGCTGCAGACGGCCGAGCGCGTCGCCGATGCGCTGGCCGCGCGGCTCGGCCGCTGATCCCTTCCGTTTCCACCCGACCTTTTTCCGATAGCGAACGCCATGACCACCACAGGCTCCCTCACTTCGTCCCGTTCGCTGTCCTACATCGCGCTGTTCGCGGCGCTGATGGCGGTGTTCGGCCTGATCCCCAAGATCGACCTGCCGTTCGGCGTGCCGATCACGCTGCAGTCGCTGGGCGTGATGCTGGCGGGCTGCCTGCTCGGACCGCGCCGCGGCTTCCTGGCGATCGCGCTGTTCCTGCTGGCCGTGGCGCTGGGGCTGCCGCTGCTGCCGGGCGGCCGCGGCGGGCTGAGCGTCTTCGTCGGACCGACCTCGGGCTTCTTGTTCGGGTGGATGTTCGGTGCATTCACCTGCGGCCTGCTGATGCGCCTGGCAATGCGCCGCATGGCGGGCGCCACCGGCCTGCCGCTGCTGGCGGCGGCTTTCCTGTCGTCGCTGGTCGGCGGGATCGTGGTGGTCTATGCCGTCGGCATCGCCGGGCTCGCGTGGATCGCCCACATGTCGCTGTCGCAGGCTGCGCTGGCCATGCTGGTTTTCATTCCCGGCGACCTGATCAAGTGCGGCGTCTGCGCGATGCTCGTGCAGACGGTGATGCGGGGCCTGCCGGGCTGGCGGCTCGATCGCGACTGAGAAGGGCCCGGCCGGCTATCCGGCGTGCCGCCTGAAGACGGTGGCCGACAGGTAGTCCTTGCGCGGACCGTGCACCGTGTGGCGGATGACGAAGCTGCCGTCCGCGAGAAAGCGGTAGCTGCTGTCGTAGGTGTCGGGCGTGCACAGGTGCGTGGCCGAGCCGGCCAGCGCGTCGCCGTCGCGTACCACCTCGATGGCGAGGAACAGGCGTGGGGGGCTCTCGGCGAAATGCACGACGAAGCCGCCAGGGGCCCTTTCGAACAGGTACTCGCGGTGGCCGTCGAACTCCTTGCCATCGGCCAGGCGGATGCGGCCTTCCTCGCGGTACCTCGACCAACCCTGCGCCGTGGGCGTGAACACCGCCATGCCCGTCATCGTGGCCTGGCCCTCGATGGTGCGCTCCAGGGTCCAAGCGCCTGTCAGCCGGTCGAACACGGTGCCCGGCGTGCCCCACGGGGCCCGGATGGTCGGAGGGGTGGAAGCCGGCGCATGCATGCGGCGACTCTACGGCAAGGGGCGCACCCGCTCCCGGACGGGGTGATTGTTTCCAATGTGTGAACACCGTGGTTCGTTTGTCTAAGGGTTTTTACTTAGATCGAGGCGCACAATTCATCTCACGGACCAGCCACCCGGTTGACCCGAAAGAACAGGGCCCCGAGCGAGGTGGCCGCCCCCGGAGGGACGGTGACCCACCCAAGACCGGTTCGAAATCATCCAAGTGCAAAAAGAACTGAACGAACAAAGGACAACCAAATGACCGCCTCGAAGCTCCTCTCCGCCATCTCCATCGCCCTGCTGGCCGCCGCCGGTGCCGCCCACGCCGAAACGTACGACGGCGTGCATCAACTGACCTCGGCCGCCAGCCGTGCCGACGTCGCCAGCCAGGCCGTGGTCGCCGCCCACAGCGCCAATCCCTACGCCACCGGTGCCAACGCCGGCCCGGCGCCCGTGATCGTGTCGACCGCCAACCGTGCTGCCGTCCGTGCCGAAGCCGTGGCCGCCGCCCACAGCGCCGACCCGTATGCCGAAGGCGCTACCGCCGGTGTCGCACCGCTGGTCGCCAGCACGGTGGACCGCGCGGCCGTGCGTGCCGCAGCCCGCGCTGCCGCCCGCGGCGACAACCTGCCGCTGTAATCCGCTGCACCAGCCTGCGGGCTGGACAAGCACAGAAGGCCGGCCATGCGATTGCATGGCCGGCCTTTTTTTTGTGCATCAGCGAGGGGCCGCGGCTAGGCGCCTCGGCGCCCATGCGCCTCAGCGCAAAGGCAATTCGCGCAACGCCGCCACGAGGAACGGCGGCCCGTCCGGCATGGCCGCATCGTGCAGCGCGACGAACCATTGCGACGCACCCTCGCGTGCGGCGTGCGCGCCGAGCGTCCATGCATAGATGCGCCGGTCTTCGCGCGCGTCCCCGCACAGCGCGGCGGTCTCGTCGCGGCACTCGTCCACCAGCACCGCACGGCCGCCGGGTTCGTGGCGGATCGCCCGCTGCATCAGCCGGACGACGATGCGTTCCGGCGCCACCGTGCGTTCACCGTCGCGCGCGGCCGGCACCGTGGCACGCAGGCGCTGGTCCAGCGGCGCATTCATGCGAAAACCTTCGCCGACCTCCAGCGACATGTTCTCCAGCGCCACGCGCACACGGCGGCGCTCGCGCAGCGTCGTCGCGATGAACGTCACCGTCGCCACAGAGAAGATGCCGAAGAAGGGAACACCCGCCAGCAGCCACAGCCATTCCCAGCCGCCGCGCAGCGACCAGGTGATGGCCTCGAAGCCGAACGACGCCATGAAGCCCAGCACCGCCAGCGCGACCAGCCATCCGATCCAGCCCGCGGCCGACCGCTTCACGCGCTCGGTGGCCTGCGGCGCGTCGGAGGTCCATTCGGTCGCGAGGCGTTCGGCCAGCGGCGGCAGCCCGACCACGCGCGGGTCCGGCCAGGGCGACCAGAAACCGGCGGGTGCCGGGTCCGACAGCGCGATCCATTGCACGTCGGTCCACGTGGGCGCGAAGGCGGTGGCGGTTTCCTCGCCTTCCACGCGCAGCGCGGGCGCGGCGATGCCCTCGGGCGGCGCGTCGTCGAACTCGCGCATGTACACGCCGGGCGCGCGGTGCATGCGCCGCGAGGCGATGTCGACGATCAGCGTGTCGGTGCCCACCATCGCCGCCTGGTAGCGCCCGTCGGACGACGAGCGCGCATGGCCCGGCGCCTGTCCGAGCGTGTGGGCGATCAGGTCGATGGAAGGGTGGCGCAGCGGCATGAAGAGCCGCGAGCATAGCCATTCGCCCGGCATGGCGGCGGTGCCGGCTCGGCGCCCTGCGGCCGCGCGTTCTTCGCCGAAAGGCGCATTGCCTTGCCCCGGTGCATCCTTCATGATGGCGCGGCGCGGAAGGGTGGCCGCAAGGTCTCATGCTTTCGCATTAATGCGCCATCCTGGTGCGGTGGGCGAGAATCAAGGCGCTCCCGCCGGCAATCAAGAAAGCATGATCCGTCGCCGCCAATGCGGCAACCCAACACGCATGGCCCTCACTCTCGACCCCGAAGACACGCGCGGACGCATCCACGATCTCGTGTGGAGCGGCTTTCATCCCGATGCCGACGTCGAATGGATGATCACCGACGAATACCTCGACCCGGACGAACTCTCCGCCGAGGACCGCGCCTGGGTCAAGGCCGAGGCCGCGCGCGCCTGCGCCGCCAAGCGTGCCGCCGAAGCCGGCTGGCCTGTGCAGACCGAGTACGACCGGCTCGAGGCGGTGTTCGCGCAGCTGCGCGGCGAGAAGATCATCGCGCTGCACCGCGCCGGCAATACCCTGGCCGACGGCCATGACGACGTGCGCGAACAGTGGCGCGCCGCGGGCCGCCTCGACTCGGGCATCCGCGGCTGCTGCTTCTATCACTCGCAGGACCTCGACACGGCGGTGCGCACCGGACGGCTGCACCTGGCGTTCAGCGGCGGCATGATCCCCGAGATCGAGCAGCGCGAGGCCAACACGGTGGTCGTGGGCCATCGCATCGTCGAACTGCTGCGCGCTGCCGGCTTCGGCGCGCAATGGAGCGGCAACATCAACGAGCGCATCGAGGCCGACCTCGGCCAATGGCGCAAGCGAGGCCCGTCCGCGTGAGCGTGCAGGCCTGGCAGCCGCCGCGCCGCATCGACGCGATCGACTTCTGGCTGCGCTCCAGGCTGCTCGCCACGGCGCACGCGTTGCGCGAGATGCTGCGGCCGT encodes:
- a CDS encoding GFA family protein, which gives rise to MLSGRCLCGAVRYEVADAFAYALNCHCTDCRRATGSAFKPFAGIERGRLSITQGEDRVKVYGQPDAGDIHCEHCGSLLWSVVRDGQFVHVTLGTLTDPPAIRPGAHIFVGSKAPWFTIADDLPQYQGHVSDG
- a CDS encoding CbiQ family ECF transporter T component; protein product: MRSLYSEQPTWMHAMAAWLKLAVLSACGTLLVLVDRPAVLAAACAAALLLFASLGPPAWRRVRMLLGVAIAGGLIVGFHWAMGTTVLGAASALRLGSAATLALMLTLTTRFEDLLAVLEAVLHPLQRFGVPTERIALGLGLMLRFAENFYVQWQRLDDAYRARTGHGGGLRLLAPLTIRTLQTAERVADALAARLGR
- a CDS encoding energy-coupling factor ABC transporter ATP-binding protein: MPPPTPPQPGASSAPRSIRLEAVTLVRGNRRVFEGLTIALDESRIGLVGDNGAGKSSLFRLISGLDQPAQGRVTVHGCDTQADRKQLSRHVGLMFQNPDDQIIFPTVAEELAFSLTARGEARQTARQQAREFLAQRGLQDWAGRAVGELSQGQRQQVCLLALQISRPATLLLDEPFASLDLLSQARLAAQLDATDQQIVVSTHLLEHVHDFERVLWLDQGRVRADGPGREVCEAYSENVRERAAAERGRGA
- a CDS encoding DUF6891 domain-containing protein, whose protein sequence is MALTLDPEDTRGRIHDLVWSGFHPDADVEWMITDEYLDPDELSAEDRAWVKAEAARACAAKRAAEAGWPVQTEYDRLEAVFAQLRGEKIIALHRAGNTLADGHDDVREQWRAAGRLDSGIRGCCFYHSQDLDTAVRTGRLHLAFSGGMIPEIEQREANTVVVGHRIVELLRAAGFGAQWSGNINERIEADLGQWRKRGPSA
- a CDS encoding biotin transporter BioY; translation: MTTTGSLTSSRSLSYIALFAALMAVFGLIPKIDLPFGVPITLQSLGVMLAGCLLGPRRGFLAIALFLLAVALGLPLLPGGRGGLSVFVGPTSGFLFGWMFGAFTCGLLMRLAMRRMAGATGLPLLAAAFLSSLVGGIVVVYAVGIAGLAWIAHMSLSQAALAMLVFIPGDLIKCGVCAMLVQTVMRGLPGWRLDRD
- a CDS encoding YebC/PmpR family DNA-binding transcriptional regulator translates to MGAQWKAKHKDLAANAKGRLFGKLAKEIMMAARNGADPAGNSRLRLVVEQARKVSMPKDTLDRAIKKGAGLTGESVHFEHVIYEGFAPHRVPVMVECLTDNVNRTAPEMRVLFRKGQLGTSGSVSWDFDHVGMIEAEPAKPDADAEMAAIEAGAQDFEPATEDHPVVFLTDATDLDLVSRALPAQGFTVLSAKLGYKPKNPVDPASLSAADLEEVETFLAAIDANDDVQNVFVGLAG
- a CDS encoding DUF6314 family protein, giving the protein MHAPASTPPTIRAPWGTPGTVFDRLTGAWTLERTIEGQATMTGMAVFTPTAQGWSRYREEGRIRLADGKEFDGHREYLFERAPGGFVVHFAESPPRLFLAIEVVRDGDALAGSATHLCTPDTYDSSYRFLADGSFVIRHTVHGPRKDYLSATVFRRHAG
- a CDS encoding excinuclease ABC subunit UvrA, whose amino-acid sequence is MAVYHVRLPSDDRPLNSKATDKAAAADREEQADRERDAYLGAVLAQQRISIRGARTHNLKNVDLDIPRNKLVVITGLSGSGKSSLAFDTLYAEGQRRYVESLSAYARQFLQLMDKPDVDVIEGLSPAISIEQKATSHNPRSTVGTVTEIHDYLRLLFARAGTPYCPEHHLPLQAQTVSQMVDAVLALPEPRRAAPSGESPLGGQRGHDSAERGGEPYQPRLMILAPVAREKKGEFLELFAEMQAAGYVRFRVDGQTYEYNDLPKLKKTEKHDIDVVIDRLRARADMQQRLAESFEAALRLAEGRAIALELGTEGAPDKEHLFNAKFSCPICHYSLSELEPRLFSFNSPVGACPSCDGLGHREVFDPARVVAFPSLSLASGAIKGWDRRNGYYFSMIESVAKHYKFDVDAPFESLPASVQQVLLNGSAAEEIKFNYVMESGNFAGKKLTKKHPFEGIIPNMARRYRETDSVMVREDLARFRNLQPCPDCGGSRLRPEARNVFLVDESIKAADGGEPRSAGAEPPRMAIFELSRLTLRDSLAWFQKLQLRGAKAEIADKVVREIGLRLKFLNDVGLNYLSLDRSAETLSGGEAQRIRLASQIGSGLTGVMYVLDEPSIGLHQRDNDRLIGTLKHLRDIGNSVIVVEHDEDMIHAADHVIDMGPGAGVHGGRVMAQGTYAEVSANPDSLTGQYLSGTRKIEVPRRRTAWLPVVSKPAFNEGRKASRFPPSPAAERRAAREAAHLATQTDLQEIRVVGATGNNLKNVSVAFPVGLLTCVTGVSGSGKSTLVNDTLYAAVARTLYRAHDEPAAHEAVEGIEYFDKVINVDQSPIGRTPRSNPATYTGLFTPIRELMAETNTARERGYGPGRFSFNVAGGRCEACQGDGVVKVEMHFLPDVYVPCEVCHGHRYNRETLEVLYKGRNIAQILEMTVETAHEFLKAVPTIERKLRTLLDVGLSYIKLGQSATTLSGGEAQRVKLALELSKRDTGRTLYILDEPTTGLHFADIELLLKVLHQLRDAGNTIVVIEHNLDVIKTADWLIDMGPEGGAGGGTVVGEGTPEDIAANEASHTGRYLKRLL
- a CDS encoding helicase SNF2 — its product is MTASKLLSAISIALLAAAGAAHAETYDGVHQLTSAASRADVASQAVVAAHSANPYATGANAGPAPVIVSTANRAAVRAEAVAAAHSADPYAEGATAGVAPLVASTVDRAAVRAAARAAARGDNLPL
- a CDS encoding isocitrate lyase/PEP mutase family protein, translating into MRSDDASRQADIFHRLHAGPGPLVLVNAWDAVSARVVERAGATAIGTTSAAMAWTLGYADGERMPAEELVAGCARICRVARVPVSVDIERGFGDSAQAVAGVAARLVGMGVAGINIEDGTVPGTSDLAPPEVLCARIAAIRRLDDRFFINARTDAYFVPWDDPAARFEEALRRARLYAEAGADGIFVPGMTHPEEIARLSDAVKLPLNVYAGYAGAPPAEALARAGARRISLGCGPLQSALGLVGRIAAEAFAQGRFGAMGEGMLSVGELNGLFATAP